In a genomic window of Caloenas nicobarica isolate bCalNic1 chromosome 1, bCalNic1.hap1, whole genome shotgun sequence:
- the TMEM272 gene encoding transmembrane protein 272, with the protein MTAGLEKACHRCISKIASNACFIFGLLTFLALPLSMTFTGMKFLEDCPVQPLIPLYLLVGGVIGSLKVTLLLYDSTRMRQLLSKSVVIDDDDDDEYPWRQNAHKYYIHLTLSLFLFLWFILGNYWVFSVYLPNFIPPFHQPQDYCDKTLYIFAVGVLIISHTVLFLLIFCSCCIYCFSRQRYSSEED; encoded by the exons ATGACAGCCGGCCTGGAGAAAGCCTGCCACCGGTGCATATCTAAAATTGCCAGCAACG cATGCTTTATATTTGGGCTCCTCACTTTCCTTGCCTTACCACTGTCCATGACTTTTACAG GAATGAAGTTTTTGGAAGATTGCCCAGTTCAGCCACTAATTCCATTATATCTGTTGGTGGGTGGCGTGATTGGCAGCTTAAAG GTGACTCTCCTGCTGTACGACTCAACCAGGATGCGGCAGCTGCTTTCCAAGTCTGTTGTgattgatgatgatgatgacgacGAATATCCCTGGAGGCAGAATGCTCACAAGTACTACATCCATCTAaccctcagccttttcctctttctctggtTCATTCTTGGGAACTACtgggttttttctgtgtacCTGCCAAATTTCATCCCGCCTTTCCATCAGCCTCAGGATTACTGTGACAAAACCCTGTACATTTTTGCTGTTGGTGTTCTCATTATTAGCCATACTGTTCTCTTTCTCCTTATCTTTTGTAGCTGCTGCATATATTGCTTTTCCAGGCAAAGATACTCTTCTGAGGAAGACTAA